The Rosa rugosa chromosome 1, drRosRugo1.1, whole genome shotgun sequence genomic sequence tttaacacattatcagcacgctcagagccaatagccaagaaaaaaactctagttttcttgtttatttccgtcgaaaaaaaaacccaaaaccctaaagaagaaaaagtgtcttcttttctgccgctttcaaaaaaaaaaaaaaaaaaaaaaaaaaaaacaaaacaaaacaaaactctGCAGAAGCAGATCGACCTCCCAACCAAGAGAAATTGCTCTCTGCACCGCCACTACCTGCACAACCCAGCAGCCCCGGCGTCAACACCATCGGCCCCCATCCTCCAAATCCCCATTTCTCCTCCCCGCCGCGAAGCTCACAGCCGGCCAGACCCAATCCAAACCAGCCTCGTCCTTCGTCCCCGCCAGCCCACACGGGCCTCCAGCCCAACCCAGAAAACTGCAGCAGCGCCTCCGCCCCTGCCTGCACATCACAGCAGCGCCTCCGCCTTGCAAGTCCGGCGTTTGCAGTCGCAGCCCAGCCTGCAATACACCGGCCTGCAGCACACCACCGAGCCTCTAGCCTGCGCCGATCCCGCCTGCAGCAGCCCGAGCGACTGCCCAGCCCCGGCGATCCGTCGCAGCCCAGCTTGACAAGCAGCCACCTTCACCGATCTGCTCCCACCGATCACCTATCCCAGCAGCCCACCGATCACCGCTCACCTGCTGCTGCACCCAGCGCGCCTCCTCTGCAAACTAGAAGAAGACTCGAAGGActgaaggaggaagaagagaaaggaaaaagaaaaaaaaccggcccaaagaaaagggacccggccaagaaaaaaaaagaaaaagaagggccTAAGTATACACCCGGcccaaatcaaaaaaaaaaaaaaaagcaggccCTGCAGGAccagaaacgaaaaaaaaacagagaaagaaaagaaaaaaaggagaaggTCCAAAGTAAAGATCAGGCCCAGAAAAAAAGTGCTAATTCTCAGCCCAACAAATCAGCAGGCCCAGCAGAACCCGaaaaaaaacatcgctacgcacgcctgcatcaacacgcgcgtgcgctaggatcgttttatttactcaaaatcaagtatgttttcttttatttatttaatctcATACTATGGTATATATAATTAGGATTgttgagcatgtttagttaaataattttgatcattttaaGCATGCCTTATTATTTATGGTTTATATGATTATATTTAAGCAtgatttataattatgtttaagcatgctttatattttattgtttatattttaatatgaaattttgagcatgtttttattttttttatttacgcttatataaattatgcctacgcatgctttgtattatgctattgtttacattttattttatgcatgatatattattgctattattatgtgtagtatataatttgttgtgtatttgtgaaatttgagcatgccatgtagtttatttttatatatgctatgtttaaaTATGCTATGattaatttttagaatgcaacatataaaatccgttttgccatgataatgaaaattcatgcgcattatccatacacacttactgtgataaagtattttcacatagcatcgaaaaaatgtgaccattacgaatcttggtcttgaaatctaattcatatgtttggaaaataatttacgtggatgtctttatgactgcgtaatttatatattCTCTCTtgttttatgtagatggctgatccaactcgacctgagtttgacatcttggactcagaaggacttgagtaccatcgttgggtttccgatatggaaactgcctttgtggcaaaagactacactgccaccattactgatcccaaagatgatgaactatctaataaggtgaaagcagaTGCCTTAATTtttctgaggcgacatattgatcctagcctacgctgggagtaccttcagttgaagacacccaaagcactgtgggatgcccttaaaggacgttttgggaacattcacgATACTTTGCTCCCAGGACTGGCTGTTCAGTGGAATGGAATCCGCTTTCTTGACTATAAaaaggtcaatgacttcaacaaggacatgttgcgcttaaaggcacgtctcaatttctgtggaagggaaatcacagaagatgatatgatctcaAAGACTCTTACCACCTTTCCTAATTCAGCttttatactagcgaaccagtatcaATTGGattatgacaacaaaagaatcacaaccttcaataagttgataagcctactgcaagtggctgagagacaAAATAAGATTCTCTTGAATAACAATGCCAGGCCCACtaggacaaagaaaattcccgaggctaattatggaaaaatgaaaggTGGAAATAACTCCAATGCAAGGGGGTTtagacgtgctgatccctacccacgtggcaacaatgcaccacgtggaaagggacatGGGGATCATGGAAACAAGATGCCAAAGGAAAGAGTtgacaatgaaccatgctataggtgtggattcattgggcattggtacaagaactgccaagcaaacaacagagtagcagccaattacaagaggtatagagagtctaaagaacaagaggctcactatatggaagaaggaggtcatGACCTAGACGTCAACCTtacaattgcagacttcaatggcaaagaggaacttgctaagtcaatggatgctctcaatcttgactgatctgctttattcattttattttccaaagacagttatgaaggcataatgcctcatttttaattagactactacttggtcttaaagtttatttcaatactggtttgatgaattagaacaagaccttgatttgattatcgatggcttattaataaattttgaattttattctgaagcactgaatttattcaaatttatttactatacacatatttacatggttccaaattgcactataaagatgtaaagcaatacatctagataaagaaaaaattatttggatgaaaaaaaattatcattctacataaatacaaatactctaaagaatatgagatacgctctgtatgcaccaagagctaatcgaaccttgttaatgTTTCAAAGCAATTTGTGCCAACGATTATCATGTAAAAACACAccgtgagaatggaactgaataccttgatattacctctaatgaatgtggaaggaaacgcatcttagagaaacttatgagtcaatctagtggactgtacctcactacgattcggatcattgaatcctatgttgTCACCAATAATGAAATATGGGACTCTGACTCATagaggctttggcatgaccgcctagggcaccccggtcgtgacatgatgatccgtattttaaagaactcatatggacatcccttctttcgagtgaaaaataaaatgggacaaaaatccgtcacactgcaaggtgtcggtcctagtactgctcaaatacagtcattgccttctgaagtaccagaagcactacctccctcccattatgcctcattgactatttcaaatgcatatcactcgttttgcaaagcctgctctttagcaaaaacaggatcgagaccttcctatgctaaagatacaaaacaaaacattccattcttacaaaggatacaaggagatatctgtggacctatccatccagaatgcggaccattttaagtactttatggttctggtggatacttcgacacactggtcacatgtcgctttagtgtccacaagaaatgctgcaaaactcctagcatagattatacgtttaagggctcaccaccctgatcaccctatcaagtctataaggcttgataatgctggagagtttacatcaaaagcatttgatgattattgcatatccatTTGGATCGATctagagcatcctgtaccccatgtgcatacacaaaatggtctcgcagaagccaccatcaaaaggctacagatggtggctagggcattggttatgcgcaccaacctgcctatatctgcatggggttatgcaatattgcacgcagctttacttattcgtttcagacccactgctagccaaccattttctgcgtaccagttggtaactggatatgagcctgacatttcacacttacgcatatttggttgagcagtttatgtgcctattgcgcccccacagcgcactaaaatgggtcctcagagacgattaagtatttatgttggatacgaatccccaacaactatccgctatttggaaacccttgacaggcgatctctttaccgctagatttgcggattgtcactttgatgagacagtcttcccgtcgttagagggagataggaaaaaggattttccaagggaacgacaggaattgtcgtggtttgtccccactttgtctcattttgatccccgcacttcacaaagtgaaagtgaagtgaaaagaataatcgatcttcagaacgtagcagattcgatgcctgatgcgtttactgatatcgcaaaagtgacgagatcacatataccagctgcaaatgtgcctgcaaggttagaagtccccaccAAGGGGCACGGTGtcgcagatagaggcactgcaaccgcacttagtggaggtgtggttgaggccgtggctccccaaggaagagggggaggccacttggttcgattgacactcacccaaggaagaagagggcgagtaaggcacaaaccaatcatcaatgtatagaatccctctcatgagattgcctctgattatagttatgtccatgaatcaatactggaggacgctccgatgttaaaaatgattccagagaacaaagaaatctcaaaggattatgagagtgcgtatgagttgatagaaagatcttccatacacattgatgatatatattgTCGCTCAAGGAaacatagagcacgatgatatcgaaccacgctctgttgcaaaatgtcaacaaagagcagattggcctaaatggaaagaaacaatccaggcagaattagattctctgacaaagagacaggtatttggtctggtagtgctaaccccaccaagtgtaaagcctgtaggacataaatgagtctttgtcagaaagcgtaatgagaagaatgaagtcctgaggtacatggctcgccttgtggcgcaaggtttctcacaacgccctggaattgactacgaggagacatactctcccgtaatggacgttataacgttccgctacttagtcaGCATAGTAatttccgaaggactggaaatgcagctcatggatgtggttacaacatatctctagggggatctagattcagagatatatatgaaagtgcctgatggccttacattacccaagtcaagtgactctaaaccacggagtgcgtttgcaattaagttgaaacgctcactttacggaatgaaacaatccgggcggatgtggtatacccgtctaagtgactacttgattgggaagggatataagaacgatgaagtatgcccctgcgtattcataaagaaaacaagttccggatttgcaactgtagcagtatatgtcgatgatatgaacataataggtactcttgatgaaattagagaaaccgcgagctatttgaaatccgaatttgagatgaaggatcttgggaaaactcgattctgtctaggccttgaactagaaaaccgagtttgtggaatactaatccaccagtctgcatatgtccaaaagtcaggcaatttaacatggacaaagtgcatcctgctagcactcccatgatcggtcgaagtttggatgcaaggaaagatccatttcgtccaaaggaagatgacgaagaagtgttgggagctgaaattccctatctaagtgcaataggcgcattattgtacttagcccaatgtactcgaccagagattgcattctcagtgaacttgttagctagatttagctcagcgccaacgcagcgtcactggaatggtatcaagaacatcttcgatacctaaaaggaaccattgacttgggactgttctttccctacagagagacaagagggaccgcagatggaactgcaatccctaaaggaaatgttgatggcgaaagcgccacttcctacaccgaaacgccaaatgacgttttggttggttttgctgatactgggtatctctctgacccacataaaggtcgttcccaaactggttatgtatttaccagtgggaacacgacgatatcttggagatcaaccaagcaaacccatgtggctacctcctcgaaccactcagagatcattactctacatgaggcggttcgtgagtgtgtacggttaagagctatcatcacacatattcgagggactagtggtttgagttctaccactgaagagccgacttgcattaataaagataatgcagcttgcatcgaacagatgaagctagggcatattaagggtgataatacaaaacacatatcactaaagttttctacaatcagcaacaacaggccctcctcaagattcaagtgaatcaagtaaggtctgaggagaatatggcagatttgttcaccaaatcattgcctaaggccatatttgagaaacatgtgaaaagcataggaatgcgaagactttccaagctcccctgattaatgtaagtatcagggggaggtgtagacgtcagggggagtctaacacacatatgtcatcctcaaatgtaaaaggtgcgttgtgctcttttccttcgaccaaggcgtattttttgtcccacagggtttttattgttacttggcaaggtttttagtgaggcaacaactcatgcaccatttcgctttgacttggcacaagggggagtgttaaaggaaaaacatattgtgtgccttcatcaaagcaactaacgaagagggaatcaaggaatcagtgattaccatcaatcagcacaattacggatcaatcagcatttagtatcattaatgtaatcgatatttccgttgtaattctatccctatataaagggactatgaaatgaaatgagtagaccaattccaattggcattttactttaacatttccaactttatttttctttatgaaGAAAAAACtgataaatattttttttccaaattaagtttcaattttctaaaaaaatcattttcattagaaattttcagaattataaaaaaaaaatttaacaaaaaatttgacgacagtgagttaagtaTATGATAATGTTGAATGTGAGTGAATTAAAGAATATTTTTAAAAAGTCAGTGAGTCAAGTGTCAAACATGTCAAAACTTAGTGATCAACTGATCATTAGTGATTACTATAgtaattaaaacaaacaaactttAAAAATATTATCTTATTTTGCAACGACAAATTAGACAGGCAAGGTAATGGACCAGGAATAAGAATTTTTGCAAGATATATAATAGCTCGTTATAATTTATTGGTTCCGAAAATCATGAACGCGAATATTTAACCTTCTAAGCCAAATAGAGTGAACAATCATGTGGAAAACATCATATCTCCTAGGAGGTCCATTCACCACAAAATGTCGTTGCACTTGTTTCACATTCCTTTGCATTCTTAGGTACTGCCTATGAGATATCCCCATCAATATGTTCTTGATATCCGATATGTTCTTCACATCTATTTGAACAGAAAATGACTTCCAATTCAAAACATCACTGAAAGGTGGGACATAAGCATCTGAAATCAACACCGGAACACACTCGGCATAGATTGCTTCCACCACTCTTGGACTTGCCACTTCATACCCACTTGGGCACAAGCAAAACTTGCTACTTTTCAACTTTTTTTCATAGGACACTTTCTTTGGGAGCGCATCATAGACTTGGACATCTTGGTCTTTGCCTTTCCATTCGTTTAAAAGGAGGTACCTAATGTGGCCATGAAGACGACCGGCGAAAAAGGCGAGGACAGTTCGAGTCGATGGAGGCTGACCACCTAGACTTGAGATTTCACCTGTTAGAAGATTAATTTCGGGAAACGACGCATCTTTTGATGGATTAAATCCTTCGGAAGTATTGGCATTGCAAAGAACCCTAATGGACCTGTGGAACAAATTTGGAACAAAGGATGACGTGGTTGGCCCCTATAAAACAATCAACCCATTAATTAGATAATAGGTATTACAGAAAGTTGAGGAAGGACTAAAAGATGtgaaattaaagaaacaacaaaTTGCAACCACCAACAACAAATAGTTCCAATGGAAAAGAAGGCTACAGCAATAATGGAAAGAATAAATTATATATCTATTTTGTTTCCAATAATCGCAACAAGACAATAAAGCTAGCTTAACAAGAAAATGTGTTTTATGATTTTTAGAAATCAAAAGAAACTGATTGGTATTGCAATTTATAGTAGTTGTAATGTTTCACACATTCTCTTGGCATGATGTAATTGTATATCATTGTCATATCTtagaaaaatagagaaaacAAACGAGAGTACAAAAACTGGGTCCAGGGTGCAGAGTGAGTACAAATAGTAATTTCATCGGATTCTGCAAGTTTTGGTCTTATCTAAGGAGAGAACACGCATAAACCACAAAACCTACTGGTCCTATATTTCACACACAACTTGATCGTAAACAAACACACAGTAAAACAAGGAAACTAATCAGAAtcgaagacgaagaagaaggaaggaggatgaagatgatcaggaagaggaagaggaggaggagctgcgTACCCAGTCATGACATGAAAGCATGAAATGATCAGCACCAAGGCTTCTATTCCAGAAAGGATGCCTATCAGCAATGACTTTAACGTAGTCGACGATGGCTCGCTTCATCGGATCTAGATCTTTTGAATCGGGGACATACAGGTACTGAACCAGATTGACCACACTTACTGGAATGAAGTAAACGTGAGCTTCATCTGGGTCTTTTGTTCTGTACAATTTGCCCATCTCCATTTCATGAATGAACCTTCCTTCTGAGGAATATATGCTCTTGCATGGACCATTATGAAACAGTGGGACCTCTCCTTCTTCGTATACGTATATCTTGAACAGCTTCTCCATTAATAGGTAGCtcctaattaattaatattCACACAAGAAGTAGTTAAGATTTTAAGTACATAATTGGATTCCATATATATGAAGCTACGTACCCAGGAAGAAATAAAGTTTAGATATTTTTCTGTTTGCCGCAAATTCCTAAACTTCTCTTTAGCAATTTCATACCCTAAAAGAGTGGTATAATGATATTTATTCATATTGGAATACGAATTATCAATATACACTAAATTGACCGGCCATGTAGCGTGGAATACCATTTATCGGTACGTATAGACAATAATTAATGAATTTTAGAAACCCAAATATGCATTTCATTAGTAGTATTTTGCATAAATAGTTGAAAATGCTTTCCGAACAATAAAAACATTGGAGACTTAAGTACTTAATAGGTGCTTCTTTGCTCTAGAAGTGCTTCTAACAAAAGCAGATGTATTTATATTCGAAAATTAAACACTTTTCACAAAAGTGTAACTGAGCAAAACTGCTCTTttgatcccaaaaaaaaaaaaaaatgctcagAACCAAATAGTTTGGTCCTTAGTTGATGTCTTCATGTTCGCCCGGTCTCACTCTGAACCTCATTTTCCAACAAAAGTAAAAAGTCGATCGTGTATACATCAGTTGATAACCAATAATAACTAAAATTAGTACTTGAGATGAAAGTTGGCATGGTGCCGGAAAGTTTTATGGATAGAGTTACCTATGAAAGGCGTGGGCGTTCCGATATATGCGGCCGTGAGGAACATAGTCGGGGTCGTCGTCATGTACTAGTTGTACTGTTTTTGATGTCGAATTGATCTTGTTCCTAAGTCGTACTAGTGATGTACCAGCTGCTTCTCTTATGGAAGACCTTGCTTTGCCCAAACTTGCTTCTAGCTTATCTAGCTTCATGCTCCACCATGATTTTACTCTTCTAGAACCACCAACTTGTATAGCCCCCTAGTGAAAAACATGTATTAAGATGttattttagagagagagagagagagagagagagagagagagattcttaCAGTTGATATTTGAGGGGCAGGAGCAGGACTTGGACTACCATATAAAAAACTAGTAAGTGGAGCTTCAGCTGGAGGTTGAGACCATTCTTGAGCTGCAGTTAAAGCTAGAGAGTAGCTAAAATTTCCAGAAGTACTAGAATGATCAACTATCCAAGTTGCAGTTGATGATGAAGAGCTTGAACTCAGAGGCTGTATCAGAAAGATTAACAGCAACACCAGCAAAGGTATTACCAGTAACACTACTAGAAACCAGGATAATGAAAAAACTGGTCTGTAAGTACGAGCAGCCCTCATATCTCTATCTCTCATCTCCACTATCAAAATGAAACGTACTAGCTTTTGATTTGGTGAATGAGGCAGCAAACCCATATTATCATCCAATTTGTGATTTGGAGTTATGTAAAAGCTTGATGGCAACCTAGCACCGGAAAAAATATTTAGATTTATTAAATGTTCAATAGGGACAGTGACCTCTAGTGTAAGGCCAGATGGGGTTTTTGGCGCTCTTAACATGTGGTTCACCCCTTTCTCATAACTTCTGCTCTCACAtttatttttccattcaaattgAACACGTTTGCTCCTTTCTCATAAATTCTTGGAATTGGAAAATTGATATTATATTCGGTTAGGATTAATGTTAATTTGGTATGTCGCGATCGATTAGCTAGCTAGGATTTCAAGAAATGTGTCAAAATCTTGATGCATTCAAAAAGTCGATGATACACAAAGATTTCCCTATAACATAGGTTTCTGTAAGAATATCTAGAATGATAATATAAATAGCGTATATATTATGGGGTAGGTGGGTGTGTATAAGAAGCTGCGTCCATCAATTCTAATTAATATAATTCTTgtcggaaaaaaaaattctaattaaTATAATTGGATTACGCAATTCGAATTCTACACGAAATAAGACATATTAAACACAAATGATTAAAAAATGATCATTTGCAGTTCAAATCCGCAAAGAGACCTATTAATCATGGATTAGTGTACGTTAACCCACCAACTCGCAAAAAATCCACTTAGCCCGTTTATTTCATTAGTCCAAGTCAAAATTTAAGATATTTCAAGTGTTGTTATGCAAATTCAAGATATTTCAAGTGTTGTTATGCTTGTATGGTGTTTTTTCTCCTAATGTAAGTCGTACAAAAAAATATAGTGCAAAGTTATGTCTAAAATTGGTCAACTATGATTTATCTCAGCACCACTATCTGAGCTAGTAAATTAGTTGCGCAAGACGTCATGGGTTGGATTTGAATTCTCCGATACGTTTATTAATTAAGTCGGATTTGAGTTTGTATATCCGACACTTTTAATATATTAACATGATCCCAACCCGACATGCCCGAAACTATTGACAACCCTATATATACCTCGTTAAAATGAttgcactacaccaatttcggaatcagacaacacatatcagacgacagcaaacattttaactgtcgtctgatttaatcagacgacagcaagaaataatatgtcgtctgagtttttgaatcagacaacagttttttcttggctcttgtgcaatagcatttcagacaatggttgatttttttgatgttgtctgaattaattcattcagacaacagttattatgtgatgttgtccaaggttcatttatacaatggttgatttttgctgttgtctgattatttttagtcacacaactgttattaggtgtctgttgtctgatatctTTTAAGTCAATGCTTGctgaaagatgttgtctgatttgaGTGGTTCACACAATGCTTTTTAATTTGTCTGTTGTCACATGAGTTTCAGACAATGCACCTTATATttgatgtcgtctgagttttaaatttgttttttccGATACAATAGCTGACTTTTAGCTAGGGTTGATATATTGCTTTAACACTTCgacaaaaatcaaaaattgaaCTTTTTCCCTCCCCATTCGACCAAAACACCCGAGCTCCcgcttctctctctcaaaatcactTTCGATCTCACCAACCCTCAGTCCTCAGTACTCtcagccatctctctctctctctcacacacccAGTGACCAGTGACCGCCAGCTCTCTCACGAATCCTCAGCTATCACTACTGGATCTCAATATACTCACTATCCTCAGCCATCAGCTTCTCTCAGATGGATTAGATCCAATCCAAGATCTAGAACGAAGAAGCCGTCCCGCGATACAAGGATCGGAAGCGGTCTTGTACAGGTCCACCTGCCCAATTTGGCTTCAACCTCGGCTGTTGCAGGGCAGCCGAACTCGGGGTTGGAGAGTCTGTCACTCTGTCCAGCAACCCGTCTCCGCCTCTCCCGCTCTCCGGTCTCCGAGTTCCGCCTCCAGGCTCCAGGTATCTCACtatctccctctccctctccgttCCCtactcttctcctcctcctgaCCTTCTCGGCGAGTTGGCGATGGCTTCTCCCCTCCTCcagtcctcctcttcttctcttcagaAGTTCTGGCCTTCTGGGTTTCTGAATTCTAAAATTCTAATCTATAATTTCCGGGTTCGATTGTTGAATTGTTGAATTGTATAGTTGAATTGTTGAAATGGGTTCCGGGTTCGATTTCGGATTTCCAGTTGAATCTCCTCCTCTCCGTCTCTGAGCTCCAGCGGTCCAGCCTCCAGGTATCTCTCTCaccctctccgtcttcttctcctcatcttctcttcttcttcttcttcttcttcttctcctttataTTTGaatattccatttttttttgaagtttctGATCTTCACTTCTTCATCAGTTCTTCGGCGGCTCGGCCCTTGAGGCTTGATCAGTTGCTGCCTTGCTGGGTTATCTTAGAAGGTCATCTCTACAATTCAAAATACAGAGAAAGACCACCCAAAAGATCCAAACCACCCCACCTCTCAATCTTCAAAGAATCATTGGCTTCCCAAaccaactctctttctctctctctctctctctgttctccATTGGAACCCACAACAAGAAGAAGCTCATTAGGCTCCCAAATCTCTCTCTTCATGTGCTCTTGAGCAGAGCACAGACAAAGAatgaagctttttttttttgttgttgtaaattttgttgcttttgtgCTTGTAGACCAAAACAAGCCATGCCCTTTTTGTGTTGGAGCCACAGTTGTACCTGACCCGCTTGTTTCTTCCATGTCTGCCCCTCTTCCCCCACCAAGCTTCTCACCCACTTCCCCAATTGCTTCATCAATGGCTTCCTTCTCTCCAGGTACCTCATTCTTTGCTTTATTCACTCTTTCTAGCATCTTCAGTTTTCATTGCTAGCAACTTGGTTTTCA encodes the following:
- the LOC133735373 gene encoding uncharacterized protein LOC133735373 gives rise to the protein MADPTRPEFDILDSEGLEYHRWVSDMETAFVAKDYTATITDPKDDELSNKVKADALIFLRRHIDPSLRWEYLQLKTPKALWDALKGRFGNIHDTLLPGLAVQWNGIRFLDYKKVNDFNKDMLRLKARLNFCGREITEDDMISKTLTTFPNSAFILANQYQLDYDNKRITTFNKLISLLQVAERQNKILLNNNARPTRTKKIPEANYGKMKGGNNSNARGFRRADPYPRGNNAPRGKGHGDHGNKMPKERVDNEPCYRCGFIGHWYKNCQANNRVAANYKRYRESKEQEAHYMEEGGHDLDVNLTIADFNGKEELAKSMDALNLD
- the LOC133735382 gene encoding probable glycosyltransferase At3g07620; protein product: MGLLPHSPNQKLVRFILIVEMRDRDMRAARTYRPVFSLSWFLVVLLVIPLLVLLLIFLIQPLSSSSSSSTATWIVDHSSTSGNFSYSLALTAAQEWSQPPAEAPLTSFLYGSPSPAPAPQISTGAIQVGGSRRVKSWWSMKLDKLEASLGKARSSIREAAGTSLVRLRNKINSTSKTVQLVHDDDPDYVPHGRIYRNAHAFHRSYLLMEKLFKIYVYEEGEVPLFHNGPCKSIYSSEGRFIHEMEMGKLYRTKDPDEAHVYFIPVSVVNLVQYLYVPDSKDLDPMKRAIVDYVKVIADRHPFWNRSLGADHFMLSCHDWGPTTSSFVPNLFHRSIRVLCNANTSEGFNPSKDASFPEINLLTGEISSLGGQPPSTRTVLAFFAGRLHGHIRYLLLNEWKGKDQDVQVYDALPKKVSYEKKLKSSKFCLCPSGYEVASPRVVEAIYAECVPVLISDAYVPPFSDVLNWKSFSVQIDVKNISDIKNILMGISHRQYLRMQRNVKQVQRHFVVNGPPRRYDVFHMIVHSIWLRRLNIRVHDFRNQ